One Setaria italica strain Yugu1 chromosome II, Setaria_italica_v2.0, whole genome shotgun sequence DNA segment encodes these proteins:
- the LOC101758600 gene encoding NAC domain-containing protein 92, which produces MSDVSATMNLGEEESPLVLPPGFRFHPTDGELIVDYLTRKALNRRFSCIVITEVDLNKTEPWDLPGKAKMGEKEWYFFCHKDRKYPTGARTNRATPSGYWKATGKDKEIYRGRDLVGMRKTLVFYTGRAPRGGKTPWVMHEYRLEGKLPPNLPRAAKDEWAVCRVFNKDLAAKAGQMAPAAAVMEPTMDFEDIFGAELPPLMDSPFAVDDLLDLKGGAGAGSSGSGAAAGTGSGGGYQVKAEQQNEQPQPIQEPTYFSLPAASNPGGYPHQAIRERCPEQAPALPSPSVGETALDADMSSRPYPELDDLLLDGGYLDYSNMWKF; this is translated from the exons ATGTCGGATGTGTCGGCGACGATGAACCTCGGCGAGGAGGAGTCTCCCCTGGTGCTGCCGCCTGGGTTCCGGTTCCACCCCACCGACGGGGAGCTCATCGTCGACTACCTCACGCGCAAGGCGCTCAACCGCCGCTTCTCGTGCATCGTCATCACCGAAGTCGACCTCAACAAGACCGAGCCGTGGGATCTCCCAG GCAAGGCGAAGATGGGCGAGAAAGAATGGTATTTCTTCTGCCACAAGGACCGCAAGTACCCGACGGGGGCGCGCACCAACCGTGCCACCCCCAGCGGCTACTGGAAGGCGACCGGGAAGGACAAGGAGATCTACCGCGGCCGCGACCTCGTCGGGATGAGGAAGACGCTCGTCTTCTACACcgggcgcgcgccgcgcggcgggaAGACGCCATGGGTGATGCACGAGTACCGCCTCGAGGGCAAGCTGCCGCCCAacctcccccgcgccgccaag GACGAATGGGCCGTCTGCCGCGTGTTCAACAAAGACTTGGCGGCTAAGGCTGGCCAaatggcgccggcggccgccgtcaTGGAGCCGACCATGGACTTCGAGGACATCTTTGGCGCCGAGCTGCCGCCGCTCATGGACTCGCCGTTCGCCGTCGACGACCTCCTCGACTTgaagggcggcgccggcgccggtagttccggctccggcgccgcggcgggcacgggcagcggcggcggataCCAAGTCAAGGCGGAGCAGCAGAACGAGCAGCCACAGCCAATCCAGGAGCCAACCTACTTCTccctgccggcggcgagcaACCCCGGCGGGTACCCGCACCAGGCGATACGCGAGCGGTGCCCGGAGCAGGCGCCAGCGCTGCCGAGCCCGTCGGTCGGCGAGACCGCGCTCGACGCCGACATGTCGTCGAGGCCTTACCCGGAGCTGGACGACCTACTACTGGACGGCGGCTACCTGGACTACTCCAACATGTGGAAGTTCTGA